In a single window of the Prinia subflava isolate CZ2003 ecotype Zambia chromosome 3, Cam_Psub_1.2, whole genome shotgun sequence genome:
- the LPAR5 gene encoding lysophosphatidic acid receptor 5 — MSASSPSNTSNTSQTCKDYTFNHHLLMPGYTLIFITGLILNVVALWIFVRYLRLKSVVMIYMLNLAISDLTFTLPLPLRLYYYSNHHWPFGSILCQVSGSVFQINMYGSCLFLMCINLDRYVAIVHPLRWRHLRRPKVAKLLCFLVWVVIFMGSIPTAIVHKQNHCKVKNQTIYLCFESFSDNMWQNNLFPLVILAEILGFLLPLSSVTYCSIRIFQELCQPSQTKTLRQQKTVRLLLVNLVIFIICFVPYNTTLAVYGMIKARVMKVEEETQASVRQALIITMMLASMNCTLDPLIYYFSTEGFRNTFKKLRRGQAWDSEMGTLKHQIVDSKSSRDHAVSKVKLFPSANFIRPNESSPSLPTAVFLNGPIEDSEI, encoded by the coding sequence ATGTCAGCGTCCAGTCCATCCAATACGTCCAATACGTCTCAGACATGCAAGGATTACACCTTCAACCACCACCTCCTCATGCCTGGCTACACCCTGATATTCATCACAGGTTTGATACTCAACGTGGTAGCGCTGTGGATATTCGTCCGGTACCTGCGCCTGAAGTCTGTGGTGATGATCTACATGTTGAACCTGGCCATAAGTGACCTCACCTTCACACTTCCTCTGCCCCTGCGACTCTACTACTATTCCAACCACCACTGGCCCTTTGGTAGCATCCTGTGCCAGGTCTCTGGCTCAGTCTTCCAGATCAACATGTACGGTAGCTGCCTCTTCCTCATGTGCATCAACCTGGATCGCTACGTTGCCATTGTTCACCCGCTTCGCTGGCGGCACCTGCGGCGCCCCAAGGTGGCCAAGCTCCTCTGCTTCCTCGTCTGGGTTGTGATCTTCATGGGCTCCATCCCCACAGCCATAGTCCACAAGCAAAACCACTGTAAAGTAAAAAACCAGACCATTTATCTGTGCTTTGAAAGCTTTAGCGACAACATGTGGCAAAACAACCTCTTCCCCCTGGTAATCCTGGCTGAAATCTTGGGgtttctgctgcctctcagcTCCGTGACCTACTGCTCAATCCGGATCTTTcaggagctctgccagcccagccagaCAAAGACCCTGCGACAGCAGAAGACTGTCCGTCTCCTCTTGGTCAATCTGGTCATCTTCATCATCTGCTTTGTGCCCTACAACACCACCCTGGCCGTCTACGGGATGATAAAGGCCCGGGTGATGAAGGTGGAGGAAGAGACCCAGGCCTCCGTGCGCCAAGCGTTAATCATAACCATGATGTTGGCCAGCATGAACTGCACGCTGGACCCCTTGATCTACTACTTTAGCACTGAGGGCTTCCGAAACACCTTCAAGAAATTGCGGCGGGGACAGGCCTGGGACTCAGAGATGGGTACACTTAAGCATCAGATTGTGGACAGTAAGTCAAGCCGAGACCACGCAGTGTCTAAAGTAAAACTGTTCCCATCTGCAAACTTTATCCGTCCCAATGAATCTTCTCCGTCACTTCCTACTGCAGTATTTCTGAATGGCCCTATTGAGGACTCGGAAATTTAA